Within the Mastacembelus armatus chromosome 10, fMasArm1.2, whole genome shotgun sequence genome, the region aattgTTGTTAATTTGATAAAACTATCAAAGTCAATCTAATTCAAGTATGAGATGTAATGATTTTAAAGTTGTCAGAATGGATTGGGGGGACCTCAATATGCTCGAGTTAAAAACCACTTTTCTGTCACACAGGAAACTCTCAGAGGACGTCAAACTATTCAGTTGTTCAGTCGACAGTATCTGATCCAGTCCGTCCAGGAGACTcagtgactctgcagtgttcagtcctctctgactctgagagcgACACGTGTCCAAGAAATCACAGTGTGTACTGGTTCAGAGCTGGATCAGATGAATCTCATCCAAACATCATCTACACTaatggaaataatgaatgtgagaaGAGATCTGACACTGTGAAGAGCTGTGTTTATCACTTCTCTGTGGACATCAGCTCCTCTGATGCTGGGActtattactgtgctgtggccacatgtggacagataTTATTTGGAAATGGAACAAAACTGGACATTGACGGTAACTATATCATTGTTTTAGGAGGTGTCAGATAATACAGCAAGTCAAATACAGTCTGTTAAGATCAACTATTctcaattttcattttatctgtAGTAACATATTACTAGGAGTTATTACTAAATATAAGTTACTTTTACTCATTTTACTCATTTCAGGAACCAGCCTGTGGTCACAGTCAGCCAGTGTTACTGTATTTCTCCAGGGCGGTATCGCAGTGTTGAGCATCATTGTTATAGCATTCTTCATTTATGCCatcaagaaaaacaagtgtgactCTGACAATGGTAATATAAGTACATTAACTTATTTTAAACTACTGCAAcactttttatatatttttttgtttcattacaCAGCTGCTGTCGACCGACAGACAACCAGTGGTGGTCTGAAATGTCAACAGGTAAAGTATTTAAAGGTAACAATCACTTTAGCAAATCACACGTCaacattattttaaagtttgtcATCTTCTATATTTTCTCAGAGGTATGAGGACGCATGGGATTATTCTGCTGTCATCTTTACTGTGATGAAAACTGACAATGGTGCAAAAAAGGCTGCAAaaagtgcagagagagagaagatctATGCTGCTGTGAAGGCTTTTCGATTGGATTAGTGAGTCTGTTTGTCATCAGCTGGTACAGTGTGATGTAGCTGATATTTAAAGCTAATGACTGTAATCTGTGGCTATGAGGTACTGCTGTACATATTATGCTTTATATCATTCGCATATTTCAataatattttgtctttattttttaaaatagtgaGATCATAGTTTAAGTTCTTTTACCTAAGTTGATCCCCCCCTAGTGGCTGGTTGTGGTACAATTCGTAAACCCTGCTCCTCTATGTTACTGGATGGGAGAGtacaaatcaaatacatttttccttAAGGTGATTTCTGTCTGTAATCTGTAGCTATGAGGTACTGCTGTACATATTATGCTGTATATCATTCTAAtaattaaattgtgttttgtccttacaatttaaaaatactgaGTTCATCGACTGTATATAAATATGAGTAATAAGCTAACAAGCAGAGCTCCTCTTTTAAAGTCAGTCACCCCTTAGCTGCTGGTTATTGTACAAATCATAAACCCCGCCCCTCCATGTTGCTGGATTGGACAGTACAAATCgaatttctgtcattttagtTACTGTAGTTGTGTGATTATGTAAAAAGAGATGTTTTTCAAATGATTGGCAGCTGTGACTTGCCCCCTGATACCTTGCCACTACTTCTGGTTGCTACTGTGCAGAATTTGGTTACAAAATGCATTACAAAGCAAGATGGCAGCCATGCTTTGGTTTCATTTTTGCATAGTGGCATGAAGTGGTGACACATTGTCCATTCTTTTAATATAgcaaatgatttaaataaatgttaggGGCATCCctgagctgcagtgtgtctAGTTGGAGTCTGGCCAGGGAACTTTATCGCATCTTCCTGACACTTATTTCCTGGAACTTCAGTTAAAATTACCCATCAATTACCCAAAAGAGTTTTTCCAAGAAGAAATTTATCAACTATGTTAATTCTgcaacatgaagaaaaaatatgGAGACTGTCGAAAACAAGTCATTACCACTGATAGTTGTGAATACAGTTTAATTTAAGTCATGGTTGGTTTGTGAAATCCGCTAGAGATGTAAGACACACTGATCCAAGCCACTAatccactgattttttttttttttttttttttttattgagagAAAGATAACACATAGTGAGCCAAGTAATAATGATTTGAATTAGAACTGAATATCAGGAAGACAGTAAAAGTAAGTTTATTGCATCAATTAATGGCAATAATCCTATTTTTGAACATGATTTATACAAATATGAAACTaagtcaa harbors:
- the LOC113144068 gene encoding signal-regulatory protein beta-2-like isoform X1, with the translated sequence MFALWISLLVLHQGYSLVPVITVQFGEPATLTCVLPNKELSSRTLQWYKQRAGETLQIVVTLWKTTAPEYGPEFTESRLAVNYDKTFSNLTILRTVPEDEGMYHCAIMEWVHIEWSGTYLSVKGNSQRTSNYSVVQSTVSDPVRPGDSVTLQCSVLSDSESDTCPRNHSVYWFRAGSDESHPNIIYTNGNNECEKRSDTVKSCVYHFSVDISSSDAGTYYCAVATCGQILFGNGTKLDIDGTSLWSQSASVTVFLQGGIAVLSIIVIAFFIYAIKKNKCDSDNGNISTLTYFKLLQHFLYIFLFHYTAAVDRQTTSGGLKCQQRYEDAWDYSAVIFTVMKTDNGAKKAAKSAEREKIYAAVKAFRLD
- the LOC113144068 gene encoding signal-regulatory protein beta-2-like isoform X2; protein product: MFALWISLLVLHQGYSLVPVITVQFGEPATLTCVLPNKELSSRTLQWYKQRAGETLQIVVTLWKTTAPEYGPEFTESRLAVNYDKTFSNLTILRTVPEDEGMYHCAIMEWVHIEWSGTYLSVKGNSQRTSNYSVVQSTVSDPVRPGDSVTLQCSVLSDSESDTCPRNHSVYWFRAGSDESHPNIIYTNGNNECEKRSDTVKSCVYHFSVDISSSDAGTYYCAVATCGQILFGNGTKLDIDGTSLWSQSASVTVFLQGGIAVLSIIVIAFFIYAIKKNKCDSDNAAVDRQTTSGGLKCQQRYEDAWDYSAVIFTVMKTDNGAKKAAKSAEREKIYAAVKAFRLD